A portion of the Micromonospora vinacea genome contains these proteins:
- a CDS encoding ricin-type beta-trefoil lectin domain protein codes for MGTRLLRRLHHPVLGALALVLAAGLWAVPANAAPAQEPGVTLRVFDVQVPLSELCTLKPAQTPNVDKLMSTINWTSAADFGFEDNFVSQVLGNITTTQAGNYTFRLSSDDGSKLSIDNAVVINHDGLHGATPPKEGSVTLTAGLHPLRIDHFERGGGQQITLEWKTPGSSTFVVVPNSALSTDAGVVRVTAPGRKECEGIADTPGDGLPLTGVHPGYTVTNLRPSGFQPKVTGMDWLADGRLVISTWGGSDQSGTSQDGEVWILGNTGGSTSPGNVTTKKIAGGLKEPMGLKVVDGVVYVTEKQRLTRLVNTGGDEVAERLETVATWPYGGNFHEFAFGLLYQDGFFYLNLSVSINSGGATTNPQPATNRGTTLKVNKDTGAVSYVAGGLRTPHGIGWGPEGGIFVTDNQGGWLPSSKLVHVKQGRFFNHFTNPAGPFDTALVTPPVLWMPQNEIANSPSTPMYLTSGRYAGQFVIGDVTYGGLQRANVEKVNGEYQGALFRLTQGLEAGVSEVNVGPDGAIYVGGLGAGGNWGQTGKLSYGLQKLTPNTATTFEMLAMRATTTGFEVEYTQPVSAATAAELAARYKIKQWRYVATSSYGGPKIDEETLTVTSATLSADGKKVSLAVAGRKAGRVVHLRSPRPFTSTSGQSLWSTEAWYTLNSIPGSPPPPTGGTITGVGGKCLDVDNAGTADGTKIQLWTCNGTAAQSWTRVGDTYRVLGKCLDIDNGGTANGTKIQLWTCNGTGAQVWQPQADGSIRNPQSGKIMEAAGGNTGDGTQIQLGTYAGGAHQKWVVSSGVTG; via the coding sequence ATGGGCACACGCCTGCTACGCCGACTCCACCATCCCGTCCTGGGTGCGCTGGCACTCGTCCTCGCCGCCGGCCTCTGGGCCGTCCCCGCCAACGCCGCCCCCGCGCAGGAACCGGGCGTCACGCTGCGCGTCTTCGACGTGCAGGTGCCGCTGTCCGAGTTGTGCACCCTCAAGCCCGCCCAGACCCCGAACGTGGACAAGCTGATGTCCACCATCAACTGGACCTCGGCGGCCGACTTCGGCTTCGAGGACAACTTCGTCTCGCAGGTGCTCGGCAACATCACCACCACCCAGGCCGGCAACTACACGTTCCGGCTCAGCAGCGACGACGGCTCCAAGCTGTCGATCGACAACGCCGTGGTGATCAACCACGACGGCCTGCACGGCGCGACCCCGCCCAAGGAAGGCAGCGTCACCCTCACCGCCGGGCTGCACCCGCTGCGCATCGACCACTTCGAGCGTGGGGGCGGGCAGCAGATCACCCTGGAGTGGAAGACACCCGGTTCGTCGACCTTCGTGGTCGTACCGAACTCGGCGCTGAGCACCGACGCCGGCGTGGTCCGGGTGACCGCACCCGGACGCAAGGAGTGCGAGGGGATCGCCGACACCCCTGGCGACGGCCTGCCACTGACCGGCGTGCACCCCGGCTACACAGTGACCAACCTGCGACCCAGCGGCTTCCAGCCGAAGGTCACCGGCATGGACTGGCTGGCCGACGGCCGGCTGGTCATCAGCACCTGGGGCGGCAGCGATCAGTCCGGCACCTCCCAGGACGGCGAGGTCTGGATCCTCGGCAACACCGGCGGGTCGACGAGCCCGGGCAACGTGACCACCAAGAAGATCGCCGGCGGCCTCAAGGAACCGATGGGGCTCAAGGTCGTCGACGGGGTGGTCTACGTGACCGAGAAGCAGCGGTTGACCCGGCTGGTGAACACCGGCGGTGACGAGGTGGCCGAGCGCCTGGAAACCGTCGCCACCTGGCCGTACGGCGGCAACTTCCACGAGTTCGCGTTCGGCCTGCTCTACCAGGACGGGTTCTTCTATCTGAACCTGTCGGTGTCCATCAACTCGGGCGGCGCCACCACCAACCCGCAGCCCGCCACCAACCGGGGCACCACCCTCAAGGTCAACAAGGACACCGGCGCGGTCAGCTACGTCGCCGGCGGTCTGCGTACGCCGCACGGCATCGGCTGGGGCCCGGAGGGCGGCATCTTCGTCACCGACAACCAGGGCGGCTGGCTGCCCTCGTCGAAGCTGGTGCACGTCAAGCAGGGCCGGTTCTTCAACCACTTCACCAACCCGGCAGGCCCGTTCGACACCGCGCTGGTCACCCCGCCGGTGCTCTGGATGCCGCAGAACGAGATCGCCAACTCGCCCAGCACGCCGATGTACCTGACCAGCGGTCGGTACGCCGGCCAGTTCGTCATCGGCGACGTGACGTACGGCGGCCTGCAACGGGCGAATGTGGAGAAGGTCAACGGCGAGTACCAGGGCGCCCTGTTCCGGCTCACCCAGGGCCTGGAGGCAGGTGTCTCCGAGGTCAACGTCGGCCCGGACGGCGCGATCTACGTCGGCGGGCTCGGCGCGGGCGGCAACTGGGGCCAGACCGGCAAGCTGTCGTACGGCCTGCAGAAGCTCACCCCGAACACCGCCACCACGTTCGAGATGCTCGCGATGCGCGCCACCACGACCGGCTTCGAGGTGGAGTACACCCAGCCCGTCTCGGCGGCGACCGCCGCCGAGCTGGCCGCGCGCTACAAGATCAAGCAATGGCGGTACGTGGCGACGTCGAGCTACGGCGGCCCGAAGATCGACGAGGAGACGCTGACCGTCACCTCGGCCACCCTCTCGGCGGACGGAAAGAAGGTCAGCCTCGCGGTGGCCGGCCGCAAGGCCGGTCGGGTGGTGCACCTGCGCTCGCCGCGCCCGTTCACCTCCACCAGTGGCCAGTCACTGTGGAGCACCGAGGCGTGGTACACGCTCAACTCCATCCCGGGCAGCCCGCCGCCGCCGACCGGCGGCACCATCACCGGCGTCGGCGGCAAGTGCCTGGACGTCGACAACGCCGGCACCGCCGACGGTACGAAGATCCAGCTGTGGACCTGCAACGGCACCGCCGCGCAGTCGTGGACCCGGGTCGGCGACACCTACCGGGTGCTCGGCAAGTGCCTGGACATCGACAACGGCGGCACCGCGAACGGTACGA